The Leptospira selangorensis genome segment GATTGTTTATGGACTTTCTCCTTTAAAAATGCAGGCCTCTGTTTTTAATGAGTCCGCGAAAGTGTATGCACCTAGATATAGACAGGCTGCGTTATATTCTTTTATAGATGATTCCGGAAATGGAGAGAAGGCTTTCGAGATAGCAAAAAAAGATGTGCTCTCCGCATTCGATCATTATCTAAAACATTATAACCAAGGAAGACCATTTTTTATAGCAGGTCATAGCCAAGGTTCCATGATGCTTGTCCATGTATTAAAAGAATATTTGGATAAGAAGAAGGTCCCGAACTTTGTAGCCGCATATCTTCCCGGTTGGGCTGTACATTCTTCCGAATTTAAAAATTTAAAGGTATGTAGTAATTCCAAAGACCTGGGATGTTATATCAGTTGGAATTCCAAAAAATGGGGATCTCAACTTTCCGATTTTGCACTTCCTCCTGAAAGATATGTAGGAGGGGTTTGTGTAAATCCAGTCAACTGGACTCAAAACAGTGCTGAAACTCCTAAAGAAGAACATAAGGGCGGAGTGGGGATCCAATTCTCCACATTGGATAAAGCTTATGTCAGAACTAAATGTGAAGGAGAGACACTTTGGGTTGATTTACCTTCTAATCCAAATTATGAATCCAGAAGAGGGAATAAGAAAAATTATCATATCTCCGATTACGGACTCTTCTATTTGGATATCAGAGAAAACGTAAAAGAAAGATTAGAAGAATATTTTCATAAAAAAGGAAAACGTTAGAACTATTACTTAAGCGGCGTTTCGAAACTTGATCCAATAAAATCGAAATGTCGCTTGACCTTCCGTTTCGGAATGGTCTTTTTAAACTCCACTTTTACTTCATGTATCTCCAATTCCTGACCCT includes the following:
- a CDS encoding DUF3089 domain-containing protein; translation: MRLFLYSSLLFWGFIFSNCTSIFLYLIKPSGPFTQESVPASPDYSKKESWAALPELKDDPDEVPAISGFKDGQSIAKADVFFVHPTTFIKAEGWNAEIGSSLIVYGLSPLKMQASVFNESAKVYAPRYRQAALYSFIDDSGNGEKAFEIAKKDVLSAFDHYLKHYNQGRPFFIAGHSQGSMMLVHVLKEYLDKKKVPNFVAAYLPGWAVHSSEFKNLKVCSNSKDLGCYISWNSKKWGSQLSDFALPPERYVGGVCVNPVNWTQNSAETPKEEHKGGVGIQFSTLDKAYVRTKCEGETLWVDLPSNPNYESRRGNKKNYHISDYGLFYLDIRENVKERLEEYFHKKGKR